AGAGCCGCGGCCCCGGTGTCGACTCCCGCTGGATGTCGAGCAGCATGATGACGAACACGACCAGCATCATCACCGCTCCGGCGTACACCATGAGCTGGATGGCGAAGATGAACTCGGCGTGATGCAAGAGGTAGATCACCGCCAGGCTCACCATGGTCCCCACCAGGGACATGGCCGAGTGGATCGGGTTTCGGCAGGCCAGCACCCCCAGCGCGCCGAGCACCGCCAGGCCTCCGAAGACGAAAAAGAGCACAACGGCCATGGATGCGTCCTCCGTCGCGGACCTAGCAGGCTGCTGAAAAAGCAGCCTGCGTGCGCCCCATGGAGGGGGCGCCGAATCATGGCGCTTGAAGAGCGCTGTGATTCGAGAGGGTTCGAAGGGGCCGTCCCCGAGAACCCGTAGCTGAAAACCCCAGGGAGGGGGGTTTTCAGCTCCCTGCTAGTTCTTGGCCAGCACGTCGCGGGTCATGTGGAACTCTTCCCGGGTGTACCCGCAAAACTCGTAGTTGCGCGTGAGCTCGATGGCGTCCTTGGGGCAGGCCTCTTCGCAGTACCCGCAGAAGATGCACCGGGTCACCTCGACCACGAACCGCTCCGGAAAGCGGCGGCCGTCGGGGGTCTCCTTGGCCTCCACGGTGATGACACTTGCCGGGCACACCGCCTCGCATAGCCCGCAGGCCACGCACTTCAAGCGCCCGTTCTCGCTCTTGAGCCGGTGCAGCCCCCGCCAGCGCTCGGCGGGCTCGCGCTTTTCCTCCGGGTACTGGATGGTCACCGGTTTGGAGAAGAAGCGGCTCAGGGTAAACGCCAGGCCCTTCAGGAGCGGGGTAATGACCGCCATCTCGTCTCTCCCGTGCTCGCGCCGCGCAGGCTACGCGAACACCGTGTAGTACAGGCCCACCGCGACCACGTTGGCGATGGACAGGGGGATGAGGACCTTCCACCCCAGGTTCATCACCTGGTCGTACCGGAACCGGGGAAAGGTGCCCCGCTCCCAGATGAAGAAGAAGACCAGCACGAACACCTTGAGCAGGAACCACGTCACCTTCGGGACGAAGGGGGCCTCCCACCCGAAGGGCAGGTTCCAGCCGCCCAGGAACAGGCAGGTGATGAGCGCCGCGAGCGAGATCATGTGGGCGTACTCGGCCATGAAGAACATGGCGAACTTCATGCTCGAGTACTCGATGTTGAACCCGCACGCGAGCTCGCTCTCCGCCTCGGGCATGTCGAAGGGGGTGCGGTTGATCTCGGCCAGGCCGCACACCAGGTACAGGGCGAACGGCAGCCACAGGATCGGCTTGAACACGTTCCAGACGTGGCTCTGCCCTTCCACGATCTGCACGAGGGAGAGACTCCCGCTCACCATGATCACGCTGATCAGTGTAAAGCCCAGCGCCAGCTCGTAGCTCACCATCTGGGCCGCCGCCCGCAGCGACCCCAGGAGCCCGTAACGGTTGTTCGACCCCCAGCCCCCCAGCACCACCCCGAACTCCCCGAGGCTCGCGAGTCCGAAGATGAACAGGACCGCGACGTTGATGTCGGCAACCCGCAGAAAGATCTCCCGGCCGAACAGCGTCACCGACTCCCCGAAGGGGATCACCGAGACGATGAGGATCGCCGGGATGATGGAGAGCGCCGGCGCCAGGATGTACGTCAGCTTGTCGGCGTTGGCCGGGACGATGTCTTCTTTGAAGAACCCCTTGATGCCGTCGGCGATGGGCTGGAGGAGCCCGAAGGGGCCCACCCGGTTGGGGCCCCGGCGCACCTGCACCCTGCCGAGCACCCGGCGCTCGAGCCAGGTGGTGTAGGCCACCATCAGCATCAGCACGCCGAAGACCACCACCACCTTGACGACGC
This is a stretch of genomic DNA from Thermodesulfobacteriota bacterium. It encodes these proteins:
- the nuoH gene encoding NADH-quinone oxidoreductase subunit NuoH encodes the protein MVAFLIESVVKVVVVFGVLMLMVAYTTWLERRVLGRVQVRRGPNRVGPFGLLQPIADGIKGFFKEDIVPANADKLTYILAPALSIIPAILIVSVIPFGESVTLFGREIFLRVADINVAVLFIFGLASLGEFGVVLGGWGSNNRYGLLGSLRAAAQMVSYELALGFTLISVIMVSGSLSLVQIVEGQSHVWNVFKPILWLPFALYLVCGLAEINRTPFDMPEAESELACGFNIEYSSMKFAMFFMAEYAHMISLAALITCLFLGGWNLPFGWEAPFVPKVTWFLLKVFVLVFFFIWERGTFPRFRYDQVMNLGWKVLIPLSIANVVAVGLYYTVFA
- a CDS encoding NADH-quinone oxidoreductase subunit J, whose protein sequence is MAVVLFFVFGGLAVLGALGVLACRNPIHSAMSLVGTMVSLAVIYLLHHAEFIFAIQLMVYAGAVMMLVVFVIMLLDIQRESTPGPRLSGGKIIGLVWAGLLFVLLVVPLGARLTGAVGPMTVETLMEVGSVEFLAGQLFTTYLLPFEAAGILLLVGLVGAVALAKKKL
- the nuoI gene encoding NADH-quinone oxidoreductase subunit NuoI — encoded protein: MAVITPLLKGLAFTLSRFFSKPVTIQYPEEKREPAERWRGLHRLKSENGRLKCVACGLCEAVCPASVITVEAKETPDGRRFPERFVVEVTRCIFCGYCEEACPKDAIELTRNYEFCGYTREEFHMTRDVLAKN